In the Helianthus annuus cultivar XRQ/B chromosome 11, HanXRQr2.0-SUNRISE, whole genome shotgun sequence genome, one interval contains:
- the LOC110893895 gene encoding conserved oligomeric Golgi complex subunit 1: MRVAGQSPPPPSPAHQPPPSSLSKSTAKDAESLFRTKPISEIRTIESTTRKQIQNKSEELRQLVGNRYRDLIDSADSIVNMTSSCRSISNNISAIHHGILHSLSSTTVNPNSTSLNPARARMYGIACRVKYIVDTPENIWGCLDESMFVAAAARYMRAKLVYYGLRNNNNDHNNNSINNSYSYKSVLVKFPLLQHQWQIVESFKSQISQRSRERLLEQGVGVEISAYADALAAVAVVDELEPAQVLKLLLDSRKLFVSQKLGGCRESGEDVIMVFCEVLKVIQVSVAHVGELFLQVLSDVPLFYKTVLDSPPVSQLFGGIPNPDEEVRLWKSFRDKLESLMAMLDRVFIAKACLEFLRSCGKEIVNKVNGRYLIDAIDSGKQLAAAEKLIRETMEGKDVLGGSLEWLKSVFGSEIEMPWSRTRELVLGDNDDLWDEIFEHAFTSRMKTIIHSGFHNMNNIVNVKESILAIDKVHGDKVNFRDFINRSPLGGGVWFVEPTTKKTGVVTSATVLHNGSDYQSCLNAYFGDEVGRIRTAVDDHCKNVLQDLLSFLESPKASLRLKELAPYLQNKCFESMSAILTDLKNELEYLYGSLRDSSSSPANIVERSLFIGRLLFAFQKYSRNIPVLLGSPQSWLNEPMAVVSGKASPLSRYSGGMFDSKMLTSPRRQSSLAASALYGVDDTPSPQLDELKKTTQDLCVKAHNLWITWVSDELSAILSHSLRNDESLSATTPLRGWEDTIVKQEDSADNPSELKISLPSMPSIYITSYLFQACEEIHRVGGHVLDKPILQNFAARLLEKVIDLYVDFLSNNGSSSTRLSEKGVLQVLLDLRFAADILSGGDLSGNEEVSKTSKTKTGYRRKQDVQQQKSVVKDRIDGLVIRLSHKLDPIDWLTYEPYLMENEKQCYLRHAVLFGFFVQLRRLYTDTMQKLPTNSESNIMRCSTVPRFKYLPISAPVLSAKGTSKPPISTSIDDVSSRNPWRKYTQEELSRNIDMDDGTSVGVATPFLKSFMQVGSRFGESTLKLGSMLTEGQVGRFGDILPAQAAGLLSQFTTARSDY, translated from the exons ATGAGAGTGGCCGgacaatcaccaccaccaccgtcaccggCACACCAGCCACCACCGTCATCTCTATCCAAATCAACCGCAAAAGATGCCGAATCTCTCTTCCGCACCAAACCTATCTCCGAAATCCGAACAATCGAATCCACAACTCGAAAACAAATCCAGAACAAAAGCGAAGAGCTCCGGCAGCTCGTCGGCAACCGCTACCGCGATCTCATCGATTCCGCCGATTCAATCGTCAACATGACGTCATCCTGCCGTTCAATTTCCAACAATATTTCCGCTATTCACCACGGTattcttcattctctctcatccacCACTGTTAACCCTAATTCTACATCGTTAAACCCTGCTAGGGCTCGTATGTACGGCATTGCGTGTCGTGTTAAGTATATTGTTGATACACCTGAGAATATTTGGGGATGTTTAGATGAATCGATGTTTGTTGCTGCAGCTGCACGTTACATGCGTGCGAAATTAGTTTATTACGGTTTGAGAAACAATAATAATGATCATAATAACAATAGTATTAATAATAGTTACAGTTACAAGAGTGTGTTGGTGAAATTTCCTTTGTTACAGCACCAATGGCAGATAGTTGAGAGTTTTAAATCTCAAATTTCGCAGCGGAGTCGCGAGAGGTTGTTGGAACAAGGTGTAGGTGTTGAGATTTCGGCGTACGCTGACGCGCTCGCTGCGGTTGCGGTTGTCGATGAGCTGGAACCGGCGCAGGTTTTGAAACTATTGCTTGATTCGAGGAAGTTATTTGTTTCGCAGAAGTTAGGTGGTTGTAGGGAATCTGGTGAGGATGTGATAATGGTGTTTTGTGAAGTGTTGAAGGTGATTCAAGTTAGTGTAGCGCATGTAGGGGAGTTGTTTTTGCAGGTTTTGAGTGACGTGCCGTTGTTTTATAAGACGGTGTTGGATTCGCCACCTGTGTCTCAGTTGTTTGGCGGGATACCGAATCCGGATGAAGAAGTGAGGCTGTGGAAGTCGTTTAGAGACAAATTGGAGTCATTAATGGCGATGCTGGATCGGGTATTCATCGCTAAAGCTTGTTTGGAATTCTTGAGGAGCTGTGGGAAGGAGATAGTCAACAAAGTCAATGGGCGGTATTTGATTGACGCGATTGATAGCGGGAAACAGCTTGCTGCAGCTGAGAAGTTGATTAGAGAAACTATggaaggaaaggatgtgttgggTGGAAGTTTGGAGTGGTTAAAGAGCGTTTTCGGTTCCGAGATTGAAATGCCGTGGAGTAGAACGCGCGAGCTTGTTTTAGGCGACAATGATGATCTTTGGGATGAAATTTTCGAACACGCATTTACAAGCAGGATGAAAACAATAATTCACTCTGGATTTCATAATATGAATAATATAGTCAATGTAAAGGAGTCGATTCTCGCTATCGATAAAGTTCACGGTGACAAAGTTAATTTCCGAGATTTTATAAATCGGTCTCCTTTGGGCGGTGGAGTTTGGTTTGTCGAACCGACTACGAAAAAGACTGGTGTCGTGACTAGCGCTACGGTATTGCACAACGGTAGTGATTATCAGAGCTGTTTAAACGCTTACTTTGGTGACGAAGTTGGTCGAATTAGAACGGCAGTGGACGACCACTGTAAGAATGTACTTCAAGACTTATTAAGCTTCTTAGAATCTCCAAAAGCCTCTTTAAGGTTAAAAGAACTAGCACCGTATTTACAAAACAAATGTTTCGAAAGTATGTCAGCCATACTTACGGATCTCAAGAACGAGTTGGAATACCTGTATGGTTCGTTACGCGATTCGTCATCATCTCCGGCTAACATAGTCGAAAGATCACTGTTCATCGGAAGATTATTGTTCGCGTTCCAGAAGTACTCTAGAAACATTCCTGTTCTACTTGGTTCTCCCCAATCGTGGTTGAACGAACCAATGGCAGTGGTTTCTGGTAAGGCGTCACCACTTTCGAGGTATTCTGGTGGCATGTTTGATTCGAAAATGCTTACTTCACCTAGAAGACAATCTTCGCTTGCTGCTTCTGCGTTATATGGAGTTGATGATACTCCGAGCCCGCAACTTGATGAACTCAAAAAAACAACACAAGATCTTTGTGTTAAAGCTCATAACTTGTGGATAACCTGGGTTTCGGATGAACTATCGGCTATTCTCTCGCACAGTCTCAGAAATGATGAAAGTTTATCGGCAACCACTCCCTTGAGA GGGTGGGAGGATACGATAGTTAAACAAGAGGACTCTGCTGATAACCCATCGGAGTTGAAAATCTCGCTTCCTTCTATGCCTTCCATATACATCACCTCGTATTTGTTTCAAGCTTGTGAAGAAATTCACAGAGTTGGCGGTCATGTACTTGACAAACCGATTCTGCAGAACTTTGCCGCAAGATTATTGGAAAAG GTGATTGATCTATATGTGGATTTCCTCTCAAATAACGGGTCTAGCTCAACCCGTTTGTCTGAAAAAGGAGTTTTGCAAGTCTTATTGGATCTAAGATTTGCTGCTGACATTCTATCTGGGGGTGATTTAAGTGGAAACGAGGAAGTATCAAAGACATCAAAGACAAAAACGGGTTATAGACGGAAGCAAGATGTGCAACAACAAAAGTCGGTTGTGAAAGATCGGATTGATGGGTTGGTGATTCGCCTCTCGCATAAGCTAGACCCCATAGACTGGCTCAC ATATGAGCCATATCTTATGGAGAATGAGAAGCAGTGTTACCTGAGACACGCTGTCCTATTTGGTTTCTTCGTGCAGCTTCGTCGGTTGTACACAGATACTATGCAAAAATTGCCTACGAATTCGGAATCAAATATAATGAGATGCTCTACTGTTCCTCGTTTCAAATACCTTCCCATCAG TGCTCCTGTATTATCCGCAAAGGGGACAAGCAAGCCTCCTATATCAACATCTATAGATGACGTTTCTTCAAGGAATCCTTGGAGAAAGTATACCCAAGAGGAGCTCTCCCGCAATATTGATATGGATGATGGTACGAGTGTAGGGGTCGCAACACCTTTCCTGAAATCTTTCATGCAG GTTGGCAGTAGGTTTGGGGAGAGCACGCTGAAACTAGGATCCATGCTAACAGAAGGGCAAGTAGGAAGGTTCGGTGACATTCTACCTGCTCAAGCAGCCGGTCTTCTTTCTCAATTTACAACCGCAAGATCAGATTACTGA